The Amycolatopsis sp. DG1A-15b genome window below encodes:
- a CDS encoding TIGR03557 family F420-dependent LLM class oxidoreductase — MTSIGYFLSCEQYGPRELVAQARAAERAGFRRLWISDHFHPWNDAQGQSPFVWSVIGALSEAVSLPITTAVTCPTVRIHPAVLAQAAATAAVQLDGRFVLGVGSGEALNEHILADPWPSAGQRLEMLEEAVDVIRKLHAAGARGEAVSHHGTHYEVQDARIYTVPDEPVPIYVSGFGPQATKLAGRIGDGYCTVVPDADLVRAFREAGGGDKPVQAGMKVCWDADAGAALDRAHRLWANDVLPGQLAQILPRPEDFEAATSFVPREAVGEAIVCGDDPKAHAERVRQYVDAGVDEIYVQQVGADHEGFFRGWEEHVLPEFH, encoded by the coding sequence ATGACGTCGATCGGCTACTTCCTTTCGTGCGAGCAGTACGGTCCCCGCGAGCTCGTCGCCCAGGCCCGCGCGGCCGAGCGCGCCGGGTTCCGGCGGCTGTGGATCTCGGACCACTTCCACCCCTGGAACGACGCGCAGGGCCAGAGCCCGTTCGTCTGGTCGGTGATCGGCGCCCTGTCGGAGGCCGTTTCGCTGCCGATCACGACGGCGGTCACCTGCCCGACCGTCCGGATTCACCCGGCCGTGCTCGCCCAGGCCGCCGCCACCGCCGCGGTCCAGCTGGACGGCCGGTTCGTGCTGGGTGTGGGCTCGGGGGAGGCGCTCAACGAGCACATCCTCGCCGACCCCTGGCCCTCGGCCGGGCAGCGGCTGGAGATGCTCGAGGAAGCGGTCGACGTCATCCGCAAGCTCCACGCGGCGGGGGCGCGCGGCGAAGCGGTGAGCCACCACGGGACGCACTACGAGGTGCAGGACGCGCGGATCTACACCGTGCCGGACGAGCCGGTGCCGATCTACGTGTCCGGGTTCGGGCCGCAGGCCACGAAGCTCGCCGGGCGGATCGGCGACGGGTACTGCACGGTCGTGCCGGACGCCGACCTGGTCCGGGCCTTCCGCGAAGCCGGCGGCGGGGACAAGCCGGTGCAGGCCGGGATGAAGGTCTGCTGGGACGCCGACGCCGGAGCGGCGCTGGACCGGGCGCACCGGCTGTGGGCCAACGACGTCCTGCCCGGCCAGCTGGCCCAGATCCTCCCGCGGCCGGAGGACTTCGAAGCCGCGACGTCGTTCGTCCCCCGCGAGGCCGTCGGCGAGGCGATCGTGTGCGGCGACGACCCGAAGGCCCACGCGGAACGCGTCCGCCAGTACGTCGACGCCGGGGTGGACGAGATCTACGTGCAGCAGGTCGGCGCCGACCACGAGGGATTCTTCCGCGGCTGGGAGGAGCACGTCCTGCCCGAATTCCACTGA
- a CDS encoding thaumatin family protein — protein sequence MSRRLFAVAAAIAVASAVSSPATPAAAAGNHTVTFVNHSGQTLWLGSTVNADQSVNFASLPTLADGQTATVTVPETSAPGHWRGKFFARQGCTGTSGRDFHCTVGDCGAYADHCATGEQPASLAEFNFDTADGLAPWYDVSYVNAFSLPITIEPVNAAVPPGSASCGSAGCPENLLSYCPAEDRRYSPSGTLINCVNPNRDAPTSYSDAIKSHCPKAYAWSKQDTEPGNQTMYQCASCSGFTITFHGGA from the coding sequence ATGAGCAGGCGGCTCTTCGCCGTTGCCGCAGCGATCGCGGTGGCGTCGGCGGTGAGTTCGCCGGCCACACCGGCCGCGGCGGCGGGCAACCACACCGTCACGTTCGTGAACCACTCCGGCCAGACGCTCTGGCTGGGCAGCACCGTGAACGCCGACCAGTCGGTCAACTTCGCGAGCCTGCCGACGCTGGCGGACGGGCAGACGGCGACCGTGACGGTGCCGGAAACATCGGCGCCCGGCCACTGGCGGGGCAAGTTCTTCGCGCGCCAGGGGTGCACGGGCACCTCCGGCCGGGATTTCCATTGCACGGTCGGCGACTGCGGCGCCTACGCCGACCACTGCGCGACCGGTGAACAGCCGGCCAGCCTGGCGGAGTTCAACTTCGACACCGCCGACGGCCTCGCCCCGTGGTACGACGTCAGCTACGTCAACGCCTTCTCCCTGCCGATCACGATCGAGCCGGTCAACGCGGCCGTGCCCCCGGGATCGGCTTCGTGCGGCTCGGCGGGCTGCCCGGAGAACCTGCTGTCCTACTGCCCGGCCGAAGACCGCCGCTACTCCCCGAGTGGCACGCTCATCAACTGCGTCAACCCGAACCGCGACGCCCCGACGAGCTACAGCGACGCGATCAAGTCGCATTGCCCGAAGGCGTACGCGTGGTCCAAACAGGACACCGAGCCGGGCAACCAGACGATGTACCAGTGCGCCTCCTGCAGCGGCTTCACGATCACCTTCCACGGCGGTGCGTGA
- a CDS encoding FUSC family protein, whose amino-acid sequence MAIDSPALKTRRATPRDWIPQWSSAAALRAVRATLVVPVLFAFSIKVIGDLQVATFAAFGGFATLVMASFGGGRRDKLRAHFGLAVAGSVLLVIGTAASASLPLAAVVTLVVAFLVLFGGVAGPNAAAGGVAALLAYVLPAASPGTMSMVPARLGGWWLASVVGTAAVLLLSPRSPATALRDAASRAAGALADHLDAALGGGAGVATAHEAAVEAKHHLIDEFTATPYRPTGLAAEDQALDNLVGLLEWCASVIADTTGEYPDLSGAPEVERELLAETSAGLREVSRLLAGRPGSFDADELDRRVQASVERLRALGSGDPGYVDAVHLSFHARTGAFAVREAVTEARAAVPGGRRARFPGGRSVASLARVASPHTSLRSVWFVNSLRGAVALAAAVVVAGASGVEHGFWVVLGTLSVLRGNAAATGSTALRALIGTALGVVVGALLLLVIGTSAPALWIALPIAVLVAGYAPGALPFTAGQAAFTVTVSVLFNLLAPAGWQIGVVRIEDVAIGCAVCLVVGALFWPRGARAVVADDLADAFRAGGAYLAAAANWALGLRHDPPAPAAATAAGARLDDALRGFLSEQGTKHVPKPDLWRLVMGTVRSRLTAHSLAGLPNPHVEPDPFRRLLGDQAGQLAAWYDHLASRLDRTDHGDVPMLAPPAFPDLLQQPGASVRDLACALWVHEHIKHISFRLAELVEPAGVVAAQRHRPWWR is encoded by the coding sequence GTGGCGATCGACTCCCCCGCTCTGAAGACCCGCCGGGCAACGCCCCGGGACTGGATCCCGCAGTGGTCGTCGGCCGCAGCCCTGCGCGCTGTCCGGGCCACCCTGGTGGTCCCCGTCCTCTTCGCGTTCAGCATCAAGGTGATCGGCGACCTGCAGGTGGCGACGTTCGCCGCCTTCGGCGGGTTCGCCACGCTGGTCATGGCGTCGTTCGGCGGCGGTCGGCGGGACAAGCTGCGTGCCCACTTCGGACTCGCGGTCGCGGGCAGCGTCCTGCTGGTCATCGGCACCGCCGCCAGCGCGTCACTGCCGCTGGCCGCGGTCGTGACGCTCGTCGTGGCCTTCCTGGTGCTCTTCGGCGGAGTCGCGGGACCGAACGCGGCCGCCGGGGGCGTCGCCGCGCTGCTCGCCTACGTCCTCCCGGCCGCCTCCCCCGGCACGATGAGCATGGTGCCGGCCCGTCTCGGTGGCTGGTGGCTGGCCTCGGTGGTCGGCACCGCGGCCGTCCTGCTGCTGTCGCCCCGGTCCCCCGCCACGGCCCTGCGGGACGCGGCGTCGCGGGCGGCCGGCGCGCTGGCCGACCACCTGGACGCGGCCCTGGGCGGCGGCGCGGGCGTGGCCACGGCGCACGAAGCGGCGGTCGAAGCCAAGCACCACCTGATCGACGAATTCACCGCGACGCCCTACCGCCCCACCGGCCTGGCCGCCGAAGACCAGGCTCTCGACAACTTGGTGGGCCTGCTCGAATGGTGCGCTTCGGTCATCGCCGACACCACGGGCGAGTACCCGGACCTGAGCGGAGCACCCGAGGTCGAGCGGGAGCTGCTCGCCGAGACCAGCGCCGGCCTGCGCGAGGTTTCCCGGCTGCTGGCCGGCCGGCCCGGTTCCTTCGACGCCGACGAGCTGGACCGCAGGGTCCAGGCGAGCGTGGAACGGCTGCGCGCGCTCGGATCCGGCGACCCCGGCTACGTCGACGCGGTGCACCTGTCCTTCCACGCCCGCACCGGCGCCTTCGCCGTCCGTGAGGCGGTGACCGAGGCCCGCGCCGCGGTCCCCGGCGGACGGCGGGCCCGCTTTCCCGGCGGGCGCTCCGTGGCCTCGCTGGCCCGCGTCGCTTCGCCGCACACGAGCCTGCGGTCGGTGTGGTTCGTCAACAGCCTCCGCGGCGCGGTGGCGCTGGCCGCGGCGGTCGTCGTCGCCGGGGCGAGTGGCGTCGAACACGGGTTCTGGGTGGTGCTGGGCACGTTGTCCGTGCTGCGCGGCAACGCGGCGGCGACCGGCTCGACCGCGCTGCGAGCGCTGATCGGGACCGCGCTCGGCGTCGTCGTCGGCGCGTTGCTGCTGCTGGTCATCGGCACCAGCGCGCCCGCGCTGTGGATCGCTCTCCCGATCGCGGTGCTGGTCGCCGGCTACGCGCCGGGTGCGCTGCCCTTCACCGCCGGCCAAGCGGCCTTCACGGTGACGGTCTCGGTGCTGTTCAACCTGCTCGCGCCGGCCGGCTGGCAGATCGGTGTCGTGCGGATCGAGGACGTCGCGATCGGCTGCGCGGTGTGCCTGGTGGTGGGCGCGCTGTTCTGGCCCCGCGGCGCCCGGGCCGTGGTCGCCGACGACCTCGCCGACGCGTTCCGCGCCGGCGGCGCGTACCTGGCCGCGGCCGCGAACTGGGCGCTCGGCCTCCGGCACGACCCACCCGCCCCCGCCGCGGCGACCGCGGCCGGAGCACGCCTCGACGACGCGCTCCGCGGGTTCCTCAGCGAGCAGGGCACCAAGCACGTCCCCAAGCCCGACCTGTGGCGGCTGGTCATGGGAACCGTCCGCTCACGGCTCACCGCGCACTCGCTGGCCGGGCTCCCGAACCCCCACGTCGAGCCGGACCCGTTCCGCCGGCTCCTCGGCGACCAGGCGGGCCAGCTCGCCGCCTGGTACGACCACCTGGCATCCCGCCTGGACCGCACCGACCACGGCGACGTCCCCATGCTCGCCCCGCCCGCCTTCCCGGACCTCCTCCAGCAGCCCGGCGCCTCGGTGCGCGACCTCGCCTGCGCGCTGTGGGTCCACGAGCACATCAAGCACATCTCTTTCCGTCTCGCCGAACTCGTCGAGCCGGCCGGCGTGGTGGCGGCCCAGCGCCACCGTCCTTGGTGGCGGTAG
- a CDS encoding ricin-type beta-trefoil lectin domain protein, with protein sequence MRPQRRGSTVHRLLLVLLSALLVTATLVVTAVPAAAATTTIAVDGGETGRTFDGVGAISGGGGNSRLLIDYPPAQRAQLLDYLFKPGYGAAVQLLKLEIGGDANSTDGAEPSHQHVRGEIDCNAGYEFWLGEQAVARNPEIKLVALPWAAPGWIGGGNFWSQDMIDYDISWLDCAKRHGLTISYLGGWNERGHDKTWYENLRSALNSRGYGSVQIVGDDTGWNTADDMLSDSRFDAAVGVVGSHYPCGYLSDATTCGSSANAVATGKPLWASEFGSQDFNTGSAAYIRTITRGYLDGRMTGFMNWPLVAALYSNLPYSSVALATANTPWSGTYQLGKNLWANAQVAQFTKPGWKFLTGSASGYLGGNRGGGSYISLKSTNGTDYSTVYETTGATAAQIVDVAASGGLKTGTVHVWSTDLASSNAADHFVKQADVTPSSGKYSLTLQPNRIYTVTTTTGQGKGTAASPAAGTLSLPYSDNFDSYPTRSAARYFSDMQGSFEVRPCAAGRGGQCLQQVAPIRPINWQDDSDAFTLVGDPHWSNYTVSTDVDMRQAGTVTLLGRANTQNRPQSHQAAYQLRITDTGSWSIAKNSSGGVLTTLASGSHAALGLDNWHNVKLGFSGNRITATLDGAVLGALTDTTFTAGLVGVGVTGYQTNLFDNVSVTPNAAGDLGGILKGQESGLCADVPAESQAEGTAIALWDCTGGANQSWTATPAGQLMVYGTRCLGTGAGGTANGTPVRIGSCDNSAAQRWTVNADGSVVNAGSGRCLDADAHGTADGTALVLWDCNGGANQKWARGDTGGILKSQESGKCADVPAGNQANGTVPALWSCNNGSNQAWTSTTSNRLQVFDTKCLETADGGTADGTVVQIHDCTGTATQQWRVQAGGAVVNVGSGKCLDVKGRGTADGTPFVIWPCNGAANQRWSRG encoded by the coding sequence ATGCGTCCGCAACGCCGCGGCTCGACCGTCCATCGGCTGCTCCTGGTGCTTTTGTCGGCACTGCTCGTCACGGCGACATTGGTGGTGACTGCGGTGCCCGCCGCCGCGGCCACCACCACGATCGCCGTCGACGGCGGCGAAACCGGCCGCACCTTCGACGGCGTCGGCGCGATCAGCGGCGGTGGCGGGAACTCCCGGCTGCTGATCGACTACCCACCCGCGCAACGGGCGCAGCTGCTGGACTACCTGTTCAAACCGGGCTACGGCGCCGCCGTGCAGCTGCTGAAACTCGAGATCGGCGGGGACGCGAACTCCACCGACGGCGCGGAACCGAGCCACCAGCACGTGCGCGGCGAAATCGACTGCAACGCCGGCTACGAGTTCTGGCTCGGCGAACAAGCCGTCGCGCGCAACCCGGAGATCAAGCTGGTGGCGCTGCCCTGGGCGGCGCCCGGCTGGATCGGCGGCGGGAACTTCTGGTCCCAGGACATGATCGACTACGACATCTCCTGGCTGGACTGCGCCAAGCGGCACGGCCTGACCATCAGCTACCTCGGCGGCTGGAACGAACGCGGCCACGACAAGACCTGGTATGAAAACCTGCGCTCGGCGCTGAACTCCCGCGGCTACGGTTCCGTGCAGATCGTCGGTGACGACACCGGCTGGAACACCGCCGACGACATGCTGTCCGACAGCCGGTTCGACGCCGCGGTCGGCGTCGTCGGCTCGCACTACCCGTGCGGCTACCTCTCGGACGCGACGACGTGCGGATCGTCCGCGAACGCCGTCGCCACCGGGAAACCGTTGTGGGCCAGCGAGTTCGGCTCCCAGGACTTCAACACCGGTTCGGCCGCCTACATCCGCACCATCACCCGGGGCTACCTCGACGGGCGGATGACCGGGTTCATGAACTGGCCGCTGGTGGCCGCGCTGTATTCGAACCTGCCCTACAGCTCGGTGGCCCTCGCCACCGCGAACACGCCGTGGTCGGGCACCTACCAGCTCGGGAAGAACCTGTGGGCCAACGCGCAGGTGGCCCAGTTCACCAAGCCCGGCTGGAAGTTCCTCACCGGCTCGGCGAGCGGCTACCTCGGCGGGAACCGCGGAGGAGGCAGCTACATCTCGCTGAAGTCCACCAACGGCACCGACTACTCGACCGTCTACGAAACCACCGGCGCGACGGCCGCCCAGATCGTGGACGTCGCCGCCTCGGGCGGCCTGAAAACCGGCACCGTGCACGTCTGGTCCACCGACCTCGCGTCCTCGAACGCCGCCGATCACTTCGTGAAGCAGGCCGACGTCACCCCTTCGTCGGGGAAGTACTCGCTGACCCTGCAGCCCAACCGGATCTACACGGTCACCACGACGACCGGACAAGGCAAGGGCACCGCGGCGAGCCCGGCGGCCGGCACGTTGAGCCTGCCCTACTCCGACAACTTCGACAGCTACCCCACGCGCAGCGCCGCGAGGTACTTCTCCGACATGCAGGGCTCGTTCGAGGTCCGGCCGTGTGCCGCCGGCCGCGGCGGGCAGTGCCTGCAGCAGGTCGCGCCGATCCGGCCGATCAACTGGCAGGACGACAGCGACGCCTTCACCCTCGTCGGTGATCCGCACTGGAGCAACTACACCGTCAGCACGGACGTCGACATGCGGCAGGCCGGCACGGTGACCCTGCTCGGCCGCGCCAACACGCAGAACCGGCCGCAAAGCCACCAGGCCGCCTACCAGTTACGCATCACCGATACCGGCTCCTGGTCGATCGCCAAGAACAGCAGCGGTGGTGTCCTCACCACCCTCGCCTCCGGCTCCCACGCGGCGCTGGGCCTCGACAACTGGCACAACGTCAAACTGGGCTTCAGCGGCAACCGGATCACCGCGACCCTCGACGGCGCCGTGCTCGGCGCGCTCACCGACACGACGTTCACCGCCGGGCTCGTCGGCGTGGGTGTCACCGGTTACCAGACGAACCTCTTCGACAACGTCTCGGTCACCCCGAACGCCGCCGGTGACCTCGGCGGCATCCTCAAGGGGCAGGAGTCGGGGCTCTGCGCCGACGTCCCCGCGGAGAGCCAGGCGGAGGGCACCGCGATCGCCCTGTGGGACTGCACCGGTGGCGCCAACCAGAGCTGGACCGCGACCCCGGCCGGGCAGCTGATGGTCTACGGCACCAGGTGCCTGGGCACCGGGGCCGGTGGCACGGCCAACGGGACACCGGTCCGGATCGGCAGCTGCGACAATTCCGCCGCGCAGCGGTGGACCGTCAACGCCGACGGCTCGGTCGTCAACGCCGGATCGGGCCGGTGCCTCGACGCGGACGCGCACGGCACGGCCGACGGCACCGCGCTGGTGCTCTGGGACTGCAACGGCGGCGCCAACCAGAAGTGGGCGCGCGGCGACACCGGCGGCATCCTCAAATCGCAGGAGTCGGGCAAGTGCGCCGACGTCCCGGCGGGGAACCAGGCCAACGGCACGGTACCGGCGCTGTGGAGCTGCAACAACGGCAGCAACCAGGCGTGGACGTCGACCACGTCCAACCGGCTCCAGGTGTTCGACACCAAGTGCCTCGAGACCGCCGACGGCGGAACGGCCGACGGCACCGTGGTCCAGATCCACGACTGCACCGGGACCGCCACGCAGCAGTGGCGAGTCCAGGCCGGCGGAGCGGTCGTCAACGTCGGGTCCGGCAAGTGCCTCGACGTGAAGGGCCGCGGCACGGCCGACGGCACCCCGTTCGTCATCTGGCCGTGCAACGGCGCCGCGAACCAGCGGTGGTCGCGTGGCTGA
- a CDS encoding FMN-binding glutamate synthase family protein, translating into MIAALTLRPAGDAVSFGSVLRFAAVAVLSLLSLGVAALALFAGPWWWLLAVPLLLLAGVGCWDLAQRRHSVLRNYPILGHLRFLLEAVRPELQQYFVERNFDGRPYDRDVRSIVYERAKGTDAEEPFGTERDVYADGYESLVHSMAPVAAPDDPPKVRIGGPDCTKPYDMALLNVSAMSFGSLSANAILALNKGAALGGFAHDTGEGGLSEYHLRHGGDLVWEIGTGYFGCRTSDGDFDKAEFAGKAAHDAVKCVSLKLSQGAKPGIGGVLPGGKVNAEIARVRDVPQGKSVISPPYHRVFSTPRELVRFIAGMRELAGGKPTGFKLCLGSRRQFLAVCKAMLAEGVTPDFIIVDGAEGGTGAAPLEFADHIGTPLTEGLITVHNALVGTGLRDRIKLGASGKVATGADIVKRLLQGADYTNAARAMMFAVGCIQAQRCHTNRCPVGVTTQDARRARALDVEDKSLRVERFQRATVTGAQQIMASMGVRFPAELRPHMLRRRVDPHQVLSYAELYDWIAPGQLLSEPPRGWAEDWAAADPDRFTI; encoded by the coding sequence GTGATCGCCGCCCTCACCCTGCGCCCGGCCGGGGACGCCGTTAGCTTCGGTTCCGTGCTCAGATTCGCTGCGGTGGCGGTGTTGTCGCTGCTCTCGCTCGGCGTCGCCGCGCTGGCCCTGTTCGCCGGCCCGTGGTGGTGGCTGCTCGCCGTGCCGCTGCTCCTGCTCGCCGGCGTCGGGTGCTGGGATCTCGCGCAGCGCAGGCACTCGGTCCTGCGGAACTACCCGATCCTCGGGCACCTGCGGTTCTTGCTCGAAGCCGTGCGGCCCGAGCTGCAGCAGTACTTCGTCGAGCGCAACTTCGACGGCCGCCCGTACGACCGGGACGTCCGCAGCATCGTCTACGAACGCGCCAAGGGCACCGACGCCGAAGAGCCGTTCGGGACCGAACGCGACGTCTACGCCGACGGGTACGAGTCCCTGGTCCACTCGATGGCCCCGGTGGCGGCGCCCGACGATCCGCCGAAGGTCCGGATCGGCGGCCCCGACTGCACGAAGCCCTACGACATGGCGCTGCTGAACGTGTCGGCGATGAGTTTCGGCTCCCTGTCCGCGAACGCGATCCTGGCCCTCAACAAGGGCGCCGCGCTCGGCGGGTTCGCCCACGACACCGGCGAAGGCGGGCTGTCGGAGTACCACCTGCGGCACGGCGGCGACCTCGTCTGGGAAATCGGCACCGGCTACTTCGGCTGCCGGACCTCCGACGGCGATTTCGACAAAGCGGAATTCGCCGGCAAAGCGGCGCACGACGCCGTGAAGTGCGTGTCGCTGAAACTGTCCCAGGGCGCGAAACCCGGTATCGGTGGCGTGCTGCCCGGCGGCAAGGTGAACGCCGAGATCGCGCGCGTCCGCGATGTCCCACAGGGCAAAAGCGTCATTTCCCCGCCCTACCACCGGGTGTTCTCCACTCCGCGGGAGCTGGTCCGATTCATCGCCGGGATGCGCGAGCTGGCGGGCGGCAAGCCGACCGGGTTCAAGCTCTGCCTCGGGTCACGACGCCAGTTCCTCGCCGTCTGCAAGGCCATGCTCGCCGAGGGTGTGACGCCGGACTTCATCATCGTCGACGGCGCCGAAGGCGGGACCGGCGCCGCGCCGCTGGAGTTCGCCGACCACATCGGGACCCCGCTGACCGAAGGCCTCATCACCGTCCACAACGCACTGGTCGGCACGGGCCTGCGCGACCGGATCAAGCTCGGCGCCAGCGGCAAGGTCGCCACCGGCGCGGACATCGTCAAGCGCCTCCTGCAGGGCGCCGACTACACCAACGCGGCGCGGGCGATGATGTTCGCCGTCGGCTGCATCCAGGCCCAGCGCTGCCACACCAACCGCTGCCCGGTCGGCGTCACCACCCAGGACGCCCGCCGCGCCCGCGCGCTGGACGTCGAAGACAAGTCCCTGCGGGTGGAACGGTTCCAGCGCGCCACGGTGACCGGCGCGCAGCAGATCATGGCGTCGATGGGCGTCCGGTTCCCCGCCGAGCTGCGACCGCACATGCTCCGCCGCCGCGTCGACCCCCACCAGGTGCTGTCCTACGCGGAGCTCTACGACTGGATCGCACCCGGGCAGCTGCTGTCCGAGCCCCCGCGGGGCTGGGCGGAAGACTGGGCCGCGGCCGATCCCGACCGCTTCACCATCTGA
- a CDS encoding glycoside hydrolase family protein, which yields MNQFRKLLVLVTVAIAAAGGLAAPATAAGTKKGVSAAAFSGVTTALGDVGARWFYTWAADPQGITAPAGTEFVPMIWGRGSVTADQLQRAKAAGNTLLAFNEPDLAGQANMSVETALDLWPQLQATGMRLGAPAVAYGGDTPGSWLDRFMSGAAARGHRVDFIPLHWYGGDFSAAATGQLQSYLQAVYNRYHLPIWVTEYALTDFSGPTPRYPSAAEQADFVSRSTAMLNGLSFVERYAWFSLSTSTTPTGLYTGTTPNASGVAYRAAG from the coding sequence ATGAACCAGTTCAGGAAACTCCTGGTCCTCGTGACCGTGGCCATCGCCGCCGCCGGGGGCCTCGCCGCCCCGGCGACGGCGGCCGGCACCAAGAAGGGCGTCAGCGCGGCCGCCTTTTCCGGCGTCACCACCGCACTCGGCGACGTCGGCGCGCGGTGGTTCTACACCTGGGCGGCGGACCCCCAGGGCATCACCGCACCGGCCGGGACGGAGTTCGTCCCGATGATCTGGGGCCGCGGCTCCGTCACCGCGGACCAGTTGCAGCGGGCGAAGGCGGCCGGCAACACCCTGCTCGCGTTCAACGAACCGGACCTGGCCGGCCAGGCGAACATGTCCGTCGAGACGGCGCTGGACCTGTGGCCGCAGCTGCAGGCGACGGGCATGCGGCTGGGCGCGCCGGCGGTGGCGTACGGCGGGGACACTCCCGGCAGCTGGCTCGACCGGTTCATGAGCGGCGCGGCCGCGCGCGGTCACCGCGTCGACTTCATTCCGCTGCACTGGTACGGCGGCGACTTCTCGGCCGCCGCGACCGGGCAGCTGCAGTCCTACCTGCAGGCGGTGTACAACCGCTACCACCTGCCGATCTGGGTCACCGAATACGCGTTGACCGACTTCTCCGGCCCCACCCCGCGGTACCCGTCCGCGGCCGAGCAGGCCGACTTCGTCAGCCGGTCCACGGCGATGCTGAACGGACTGTCGTTCGTCGAGCGCTACGCCTGGTTCTCGCTTTCGACGTCGACCACCCCGACCGGTCTCTACACGGGCACCACCCCGAACGCGAGCGGCGTCGCCTACCGGGCCGCCGGCTGA
- a CDS encoding cysteine/serine endopeptidase inhibitor, with protein sequence MRKTIKSLAVLAAAAALPLTTSGTAWADIPFDQPINGRATYYNDAGFGACGTQINAATQLLVAAPAAYWTTANPNNDPLCRGVSIRVSYNGRTITVPVADKCPSCDSAHIDLSAPAFAQLADPGLGNIPVTWTFVRS encoded by the coding sequence ATGCGCAAGACCATCAAGTCGCTCGCCGTGCTGGCCGCCGCTGCCGCGCTTCCCCTGACGACGAGCGGTACGGCATGGGCCGACATTCCCTTCGACCAGCCGATCAATGGCCGCGCCACCTACTACAACGACGCCGGATTCGGCGCCTGCGGCACGCAGATCAACGCCGCCACCCAGCTGCTCGTCGCGGCGCCGGCCGCGTACTGGACGACCGCCAACCCGAACAACGACCCTCTCTGCCGGGGTGTGTCCATCCGGGTTTCGTACAACGGCCGGACCATCACCGTGCCCGTGGCCGACAAGTGCCCGAGCTGCGACAGCGCGCACATCGACCTCAGCGCGCCGGCGTTCGCCCAGCTGGCGGACCCCGGCCTGGGGAACATCCCGGTGACGTGGACGTTCGTGCGCTCGTGA